The Setaria italica strain Yugu1 chromosome IX, Setaria_italica_v2.0, whole genome shotgun sequence genome has a window encoding:
- the LOC101766634 gene encoding uncharacterized protein LOC101766634 gives MNTTQKVDPVEPSAKVFKQASQFKRWGRKHPFVRYGLPLISLTVFGAVGLAHLIQGSKEVTKEKEDIEWEVVETTKALSRTGPVEGAYKPKKLSLEDELKALQQKVDINSYDYKPIPRPTEK, from the exons ATGAATACTACTCAGAAAGTTGATCCAGTGGAACCATCTGCTAAGGTTTTCAAACAAGCCTCACAGTTCAAAAGATGGGGGCGAAAACATCCATTTGTTCGTTATGGGTTACCACTCATTTCCTTGACAGTGTTTGGTGCAGTTGGGCTGGCGCATCTTATACAGGGCAG CAAAGAAGTgacaaaggaaaaggaggacATTGAATGGGAGGTTGTAGAAACAACAAAAGCTCTAAGCCGGACAGGGCCAGTGGAAGGGGCCTATAAGCCCAAGAAGCTCTCTCTAGAGGATGAACTGAAG GCTTTGCAGCAAAAGGTTGACATCAACAGCTACGACTACAAGCCGATCCCAAGACCCACTGAAAAATAA
- the LOC101766227 gene encoding uncharacterized protein LOC101766227 — MSAAATMTWHEDLATLVGDTGARFPGAGGDAPAAANVAAAGAGWYGEEEEGRTEEGWAQQAKGFAESTAEMLLELGRGLWDVAAQSLAGAEDSELARRLRKRAAATGERLSFMNEYLPEERDPVRCWLIVAGVAFVTLLVLGVGSGNETPVELPKKLIISPPSANRIQLPDGRYLAYEEQGVSADRARFSLIAPHSFLSSRLAGIPGISASLLEEFGARLVTYDLPGFGESDPHPGRNLNSSALDMLHLANGLDIPDKFWVVGYSGGGMHAWSALRYIPDRVAGAAMFAPMANPYDSKMTKDERHKTWDSWSTKRKLMHILARRFPSLLPLFYRRSFLSGKQGQAESWLSLSLGKKDKTLLDGPEFNAFWERNVAESVRQGDARPFVEEAVLQVSDWGFSLSDIQMQKKEDRGFFELIKSFFNQVEREWVGFLGPIHIWQGMDDRVVSPSVAEFVRRVVPGATVHKLLDEGHFSYFCFCDECHRQIFSTLFGIPQGPINPAPQPSELASELAEETTAPDNVTEQEQGKSSLA; from the exons atgtcggcggcggcgacgatgacGTGGCACGAGGACCTGGCCACGCTCGTGGGGGACACGGGCGCCCGCTTCCCCGGTGCCGGAGgggacgcgccggcggcggcgaatgttgcggcggcgggggccgggtggtacggcgaggaggaagaggggaggACGGAGGAGGGGTGGGCGCAGCAGGCGAAGGGGTTCGCGGAGTCCACGGCGGAGATGCTGCTGGAGCTGGGCCGGGGGCTGTGGGACGTCGCCGCGCagagcctcgccggcgccgaggacAGCGAGCTCGCGCGGCGGCTCAGGAagcgggcggcggccacgggGGAGCGACTCAGCTTCATGAACGAGTACCTCCCCGAGGAGCGCGACCCCGTGAGGTGTTGGCTCATCGTCGCCGGAGTCGCATTCGTCACGCTCCTAG TTTTAGGTGTTGGGAGTGGCAATGAAACTCCAGTAGAGCTTCCAAAGAAACTTATCATTAGTCCCCCAAGTGCGAATAGAATCCAACTTCCTGATGGACGCTATCTGGCATATGAAGAACAAGGAGTCTCAGCCGATAGGGCAAGATTTTCACTGATTGCTCCTCATTCTTTTCTTTCATCAAGGCTGGCAG GAATCCCTGGAATCAGTGCATCCCTTCTGGAAGAATTTGGGGCACGCCTTGTGACCTATGATCTTCCTGGTTTTGGTGAAAGTGATCCACACCCAGGCCGAAATCTCAATTCTTCTGCATTGGACATGCTCCATCTGGCTAATGGTCTTGATATTCCGGACAAGTTCTGGGTTGTGGGCTATTCTGGTGGTGGCATGCATGCTTGGAGTGCTCTTCGTTACATTCCTGACCGAGTTGCTG GTGCAGCAATGTTCGCACCTATGGCAAATCCATATGATTCCAAGATGACCAAAGATGAGAGGCATAAAACATGGGATAGCTGGTCAACAAAACGGAAACTAATGCACATTTTAGCTCGGAGGTTTCCATCACTATTACCCCTCTTCTATCGCCGAAGCTTCCTTTCTGGAAAGCAAGGACAGGCAGAGAGTTGGTTGTCACTGTCATTGGGGAAGAAG GACAAAACTTTACTGGATGGTCCTGAGTTCAATGCATTCTGGGAAAGGAATGTTGCGGAGTCTGTGCGCCAGGGTGATGCACGTCCATTTGTAGAGGAAGCTGTGTTGCAAGTATCTGACTGGGGTTTCAGCTTGTCCGACATTCAAATGCAAAAGAAAGAAGATCGAGGCTTTTTTGAACTCATCAAGTCTTTTTTCAATCAAGTTGAACGAGAGTGGGTGGGATTTCTGGGCCCAATACATATCTGGCAG GGAATGGATGACCGAGTGGTCTCGCCGTCAGTGGCTGAATTTGTCCGGCGGGTGGTTCCGGGAGCTACAGTGCACAAGCTTCTTGACGAAGGCCACTTCTCATACTTCTGCTTCTGCGACGAGTGCCACAGGCAGATATTCTCCACGCTCTTCGGCATTCCCCAGGGCCCTATCAACCCTGCCCCGCAACCCAGCGAGTTGGCTTCAGAGCTTGCCGAAGAAACGACAGCACCGGACAATGTTACAGAGCAGGAACAAGGAAAATCAAGCCTGGCCTGA
- the LOC101767990 gene encoding alpha-taxilin, translating to MEGSPATRLPEADSLPDGFVESSGADTASPPSPAPVADDPPLAALDSDRPAATNPGGGETLGDPSLPAPAVEDASSAAAEALETLSLDATAEPERAPGEHGPTGAARDAEESLKQSCAAEQAGSPTAQKQKETAEPKRKVVKRKDRELFELAQQYHKVVAERDAANAVKEKLESLCREFQRQNKMLKEECRRVSTDGQNMRMELSDKFNNAIKDVSVKLEEQKNECIAQLEENNLLRSKLKDLADQYNITQQKYAHQLKEKMLELELADLKLQQQQEKAAQEHSQMQLYAEQVSQLMTTEKNLRLQLASDGERFQQFQDALSKSNEVFETYKQEMEKMISVIKSLKKENEFLKGKCENSDIALVKLIEERELTKKQIEKLKNQKEKLESLCRSLQAERKQGPSASIPETPSSEEGVAVTSQDS from the exons ATGGAaggctcgccggcgacgcgccTCCCGGAGGCCGACTCCCTCCCCGACGGCTTCGTCGAGAGCTCCGGCGCGGACACGGCTTCTCCACCATCCCCCGCGCCCGTCGCGGATGATCCACCGCTAGCCGCGCTCGACTCCGATCGGCCCGCTGCCACCAACCCAGGCGGCGGGGAAACCCTAGGCgacccctccctccccgcccCGGCCGTCGAGGAtgcctcctcggccgccgccgaagccttGGAGACACTCTCTTTGGACGCCACTGCGGAGCCGGAACGCGCTCCAGGGGAGCACGGACCCACCGGCGCTGCAAGAG ACGCTGAAGAATCCTTGAAGCAGAGCTGTGCAGCTGAGCAAGCAGGATCTCCAACTGCTCAAAAACAAAAG GAGACTGCTGAGCCCAAACGCAAGGTCGTGAAGCGTAAGGACAGAGAGCTGTTTGAACTTGCCCAGCAATACCACAAAGTGGTGGCAGAAAGGGATGCAG CCAATGCAGTCAAAGAAAAACTAGAATCTCTTTGTAGGGAGTTTCAGCGTCAAAATAAAATGCTAAAG GAAGAGTGCCGAAGGGTGTCGACAGACGGGCAGAACATGCGTATGGAATTGTCTGATAAATTCAATAATGCTATAAAG GATGTGAGTGTCAAGCTTGAGGAGCAGAAAAATGAATGCATTGCTCAGTTAGAAGAGAACAATCT GTTGAGAAGTAAACTCAAAGATCTTGCTGATCAATATAATATTACTCAGCAGAAATATGCTCACCAA CTGAAAGAGAAGATGCTGGAACTTGAGCTTGCGGATTTGAAACTTCAACAACAGCAAGAGAAGGCTGCTCAGGAACATAGCCAAATGCAGTTATATGCTGAGCAAGTTTCTCAGCTTATGACTACTGAGAAGAACCTGCGATTGCAACTAGCTTCTGATGGAGAGAGATTTCAGCAGTTTCAG GATGCCCTGTCAAAAAGCAACGAAGTCTTTGAAACTTACAAGCAGGAGATGGAAAAG ATGATCTCGGTGATAAAGAGTCTGAAGAAGGAGAATGAATTTCTGAAGGGAAAGTGTGAGAACTCAGATATTGCTCTCGTGAAGCTCATTGAAGAG CGTGAGCTAACAAAGAAGCAAATAGAGAAATTGAAAAATCAAAAGGAGAAGCTTGAATCCCTGTGTCGTTCACTACAGGCAGAAAGGAAACAAGGCCCCTCTGCCAGTATTCCTGAGACCCCTTCTAGCGAAGAAGGTGTAGCAGTGACAAGCCAAGATTCATAG
- the LOC101767589 gene encoding RNA pseudouridine synthase 5: MAAAAGETPADDGAPPPGALYSFGTPWPELNEGLSYSDEFRCADADAATTLIEFYSSNYKSSAPLLGWIKRIRNGQITVDGQVITDPDMTLRDGSKLVYHRLPWPEPFAPYLLEVLYEDDDMVALNKPSGLQVLPKGLFQQRTVLAQVQMKDWKMTSCCSKRKDAQSHPVPVHRLGRGTSGLLLCAKTKVAKVRLASYFAEGAINAGNKRDKSEFQEERKISKFYRALVSGILDNDEVVVTQPIGLVHYPGVAEGLYAACSSGKPAMSKVCVLERLAHQNHTLVQVEIHSGRPHQIRIHLAYIGHPLVDDPLYGIGGHPKFVEPESAGTDSSFAYDGGYERPLQPVPGDCGYHLHAHWLVLCHPTTNEMVKITAPLPHILQTQEERRAAFERVGD, from the exons atggccgccgccgcgggagaAACACCGGCGGACGATGGGGCTCCGCCGCCAGGGGCGCTCTACTCCTTCGGTACTCCGTGGCCGGAGCTCAACGAAGGCCTCTCCTACAGCGACGAGTTCCGTTGCGCTG ATGCggacgccgccaccaccttgATTGAGTTCTACTCCAGTAATTACAAGAGCTCCGCGCCATTGCTAGG GTGGATCAAGAGGATTCGTAACGGGCAG ATAACCGTTGATGGTCAAGTTATCACCGATCCAGATATGACTCTGAG ggATGGTTCTAAGTTGGTATATCATCGTCTCCCTTGGCCGGAGCCATTTGCGCCATATTTGCTGGAAGTGCTTTACGAGGATGATGACATG GTTGCCCTTAATAAGCCTTCTGGCTTGCAAGTTCTGCCTAAAGGACTCTTCCAGCAGCGCACTGTTTTAGCACAGGTTCAGATGAAAGACTGGAAGATGACATCTTGCTGCTCCAAGAGAAAAGATGCGCAGTCACATCCAGTGCCTGTTCATCGATTAGGAAGGGGAACATCAG GCCTCCTGCTCTGTGCCAAGACAAAGGTTGCCAAAGTTCGACTTGCATCGTATTTTGCTGAAGGCGCTATAAATGCTGGAAATAAAAG GGATAAATCAGAATTCCAAGAGGAGcgaaaaatttcaaaattttatcGAGCCTTAGTGAGCGGCATACTTGATAATGATGAG GTTGTGGTTACGCAGCCCATAGGGTTAGTTCATTATCCTGGAGTTGCAGAGGGACTTTATGCAGCATGTTCCTCAG GAAAGCCAGCAATGAGCAAAGTATGTGTTCTTGAGAGACTTGCACACCAAAATCATACATTGGTCCAG GTTGAAATTCATTCAGGGCGACCCCACCAAATACGGATACACCTTGCATACATTGGGCACCCTCTTGTAG ATGATCCTCTCTATGGTATTGGTGGGCACCCCAAATTTGTTGAGCCAGAATCTGCTGGCACAGATAGTTCTTTTGCTTATGATGG AGGTTACGAGAGACCTTTGCAACCTGTTCCTGGAGACTGTGGGTATCACCTACATGCACATTGGCTTGTTCTTTGCCATCCAACGACAAATGAG ATGGTTAAAATCACCGCTCCTCTGCCACATATTCTACAGACTCAAGAGGAACGTCGTGCCGCCTTTGAGCGAGTCGGTGATTGA